One part of the Mariniflexile litorale genome encodes these proteins:
- a CDS encoding FecR domain-containing protein has translation MKYIKYSEEDFIKDEYFQKWVLTPNSMSVNFWENWIALHPEKKEIINNAAYFIKLLRSDSEQLPEENFDGIWQNIVQRRNDTSRSFAFSKNIFSGKWSYVAKIAAVFVGVLIATIKLYNSHIFNKTSENISTDITNQITLELEDGTIKIVDPISSGTITDSKGQQIIKQEQNKLLYNKEASKDEEVLTYNKLTVPYGKTFQLVLSDGSHVFLNSGSKLRYPTSFLKDAPRDVFLDGEAFFSIEKDEDRPFTVITDEMNTRVFGTKFNVTSYKNENNTSTVLVEGSVGVYKSNNDGSQKAITIAPNQRAVFKDGIIAINKVDTSKYTAWTEGKLLFIEDRFELILYELERHFDVVINNKYVQLNKKLFTGTFTDESLDDILKVCQEHTPFEYVRNGNNIIINQKQN, from the coding sequence ATGAAATATATTAAATATTCTGAAGAGGATTTTATTAAGGACGAATATTTTCAGAAATGGGTTTTGACCCCAAACTCTATGTCTGTAAACTTTTGGGAAAACTGGATAGCCTTGCATCCTGAAAAAAAGGAAATTATTAATAATGCTGCCTATTTTATAAAGCTTTTACGATCAGACTCTGAACAACTACCTGAAGAAAATTTTGATGGCATATGGCAAAACATTGTTCAAAGAAGAAATGATACAAGTAGGTCTTTTGCCTTTTCTAAAAATATTTTTTCTGGCAAATGGAGTTATGTTGCAAAGATAGCAGCTGTGTTTGTAGGAGTTTTAATAGCCACTATCAAATTATATAATTCACATATTTTTAATAAAACAAGTGAAAACATTTCAACGGATATTACCAATCAAATAACTTTAGAATTAGAAGATGGTACGATAAAAATAGTAGACCCCATATCTTCTGGAACCATCACCGATAGTAAAGGACAACAAATTATTAAACAGGAGCAGAATAAACTTTTGTATAACAAGGAAGCCTCCAAAGACGAAGAAGTTCTAACTTATAATAAATTAACGGTTCCTTACGGCAAAACATTTCAACTAGTCCTTTCCGATGGGAGTCATGTTTTTTTAAATTCAGGATCAAAATTGCGTTACCCTACGTCGTTTTTAAAAGACGCTCCAAGAGATGTTTTTCTAGATGGAGAAGCTTTTTTTTCTATAGAAAAGGATGAAGATCGTCCATTTACTGTAATAACTGACGAAATGAATACACGCGTATTTGGTACAAAGTTTAATGTAACAAGTTATAAAAATGAAAATAATACCTCAACAGTATTGGTTGAAGGAAGTGTAGGCGTCTATAAATCCAATAATGATGGAAGTCAAAAAGCTATAACAATTGCACCCAATCAACGAGCGGTTTTTAAAGACGGAATTATTGCCATTAATAAAGTAGATACAAGTAAATATACTGCCTGGACTGAAGGGAAACTGTTGTTTATTGAAGATCGTTTTGAGCTCATTTTATATGAACTAGAAAGACATTTTGATGTGGTTATAAACAACAAATACGTCCAATTGAATAAGAAACTTTTTACGGGAACTTTCACTGATGAATCCTTAGATGACATTTTAAAAGTATGTCAAGAACATACACCATTTGAATATGTAAGAAATGGAAATAACATAATCATTAATCAAAAACAGAATTAA
- a CDS encoding FecR domain-containing protein, whose translation MNHKLIENAIIKYLVGEADRNDLDVLFEWIQDPKNQMLFEHYVEVHYKVNLIMSEPNIDEIKKHLITQIRSDNRKIRQVKRRKSILKYAAVVVLCLSLGGVYMFKKNQIKQIPEVHISEDLKTTIQQGTDKAILTLNNGEHIPLAKGETFESVNVVSNGEEIVYQGKAGNKEIVYNVLTIPRGGKFFIKLADGTEVWLNSDTQLKYPTGFIDGKLREVELVYGEAYFHVSPSTNHKGSSFTVLNKSQKIEVLGTVFNIKAYNDETHIYTTLVEGKVAVNYEGVLKPLKPNEQSNVDLDNKSISVKVVDIEEVVSWRMGVFTFNKKPLKDIMKVISRWYDVDVVFEDKSLETLNFTGVLSKNQNLEEILKTINNLSIIKKYEIYDKKIVLK comes from the coding sequence ATGAATCATAAATTAATAGAAAACGCCATTATTAAATACTTAGTAGGTGAAGCAGATAGAAATGATTTAGATGTGTTATTTGAATGGATTCAAGATCCTAAAAACCAAATGTTGTTTGAGCATTATGTAGAAGTGCATTACAAAGTAAATTTAATTATGTCTGAACCTAATATAGATGAAATTAAGAAACATTTAATTACCCAAATTAGAAGTGATAATAGAAAAATACGTCAGGTGAAAAGACGTAAATCTATATTAAAATATGCAGCAGTTGTTGTATTATGTTTGTCGCTGGGAGGAGTTTACATGTTCAAAAAGAATCAAATAAAACAAATTCCAGAGGTACATATTTCAGAAGATTTAAAGACAACTATACAACAAGGCACGGATAAAGCTATATTAACATTAAATAATGGAGAACACATACCTTTAGCCAAAGGGGAAACGTTTGAAAGTGTTAATGTTGTAAGTAATGGGGAAGAGATTGTATACCAAGGAAAAGCTGGTAATAAAGAGATTGTTTACAATGTATTAACCATTCCTCGCGGGGGGAAATTCTTTATTAAGTTGGCAGATGGAACCGAGGTTTGGTTAAATTCTGATACGCAATTAAAATACCCAACAGGTTTTATAGATGGCAAATTGCGAGAAGTTGAATTGGTTTATGGTGAAGCTTATTTTCATGTATCTCCCAGTACTAACCACAAGGGATCCTCTTTTACGGTTTTAAATAAATCGCAAAAAATAGAAGTATTGGGAACAGTATTTAACATTAAAGCTTATAACGACGAAACTCATATTTACACAACTTTGGTTGAAGGCAAAGTGGCTGTAAATTATGAAGGGGTATTAAAACCGTTAAAACCTAATGAACAATCGAACGTAGATTTAGATAATAAAAGTATATCTGTAAAAGTTGTTGATATAGAGGAGGTTGTTTCTTGGAGAATGGGTGTTTTTACATTTAATAAAAAGCCTTTGAAGGACATTATGAAAGTTATTTCAAGATGGTATGATGTAGATGTTGTTTTCGAAGATAAAAGTTTAGAGACTTTAAACTTTACAGGAGTACTTAGTAAAAATCAAAATTTAGAAGAAATTTTAAAAACAATAAACAATTTAAGTATAATCAAAAAATATGAAATTTATGACAAAAAGATAGTATTGAAATAA
- a CDS encoding RagB/SusD family nutrient uptake outer membrane protein, translating into MSSLVVLTLGMFSCEEYLDMPSYNSSDTETVFSNLETADMFVQGCYRSLVPTEMYYQLGAGETVMHSSEDGSTNNSKYNICNYFYDSQTPYTLTGIYSEMYSVIESTNIAISRLSAMEVSNKRNQLLAEAKAIRAFGYYNLIRIYGDVPAVWKPLEELDFNDENTLYPKRSPRDGIYDRIIADLQEAVVDIPWFSESGFPTYERITKQGAYALLSRIALYAGGYSLRWNLETNDPGSLMMARRSDNTRVRELYQIANDASESIISRNVNALVQAQGGKSGFEYLWYNFCQRNFSATNPEILWEVAQYGQNTNTKFGVYAHPGSRGGTFGSRKAMQFMLPTYYLSFNENDTRRDVSCTDYSIYFLDNGSGSTDTWVDVGTTYSCIMPGKFRISWCVEPESASARNLNVPLIRYSDVLLTYAETQNYLNAGPTQAAKDALKEVRERAGIGTMAIPSSQQEFDDAIVQERKWEFAGEFNLRTDLIRMNRLSSELAATKQAMKDLSDRKNDYANVPVYRLYKYKEDAQMYGDDFLTVDYIDLTDAGEIAMIQNVPTNTSDYAAFQTTLSNIVTAHGKPVASGDKWYPVNMFEAYTSTYNGNSRKAVGFKRGFNTLQIGAIIYTKPTGSAENGGTYPNWIEATDGSDGLYYGFEENKTELLPFAAKSAGHPMIDNPNLTQHPGYQ; encoded by the coding sequence ATGTCATCTCTTGTAGTACTTACTTTAGGCATGTTTTCGTGTGAAGAGTACTTAGATATGCCATCTTATAATTCTTCAGATACAGAGACTGTATTTTCTAATCTAGAAACTGCCGATATGTTTGTGCAAGGTTGTTACCGTAGTTTGGTGCCTACTGAAATGTACTATCAGTTGGGAGCAGGTGAAACGGTGATGCACTCTAGTGAAGATGGGTCTACAAACAATTCAAAGTACAACATTTGTAACTATTTTTACGATTCACAGACTCCTTATACACTTACAGGAATTTATAGCGAAATGTATTCGGTTATAGAATCAACAAATATTGCTATCAGTCGATTGAGTGCGATGGAAGTGAGCAATAAACGTAATCAATTATTAGCAGAAGCAAAAGCCATACGTGCTTTCGGTTATTATAATTTGATACGTATTTATGGTGATGTACCTGCTGTATGGAAGCCTCTTGAAGAGTTGGATTTTAATGATGAAAATACCCTTTACCCTAAACGTTCACCGAGAGATGGAATTTATGACCGCATTATAGCCGATTTGCAAGAGGCTGTAGTAGACATTCCATGGTTTTCTGAATCGGGATTTCCTACATACGAGCGTATAACTAAGCAGGGAGCCTATGCACTTTTGTCTCGTATTGCATTATATGCAGGTGGTTATTCTTTACGTTGGAATCTTGAAACAAACGATCCAGGGAGTTTAATGATGGCAAGACGTAGTGATAATACCCGTGTTCGTGAACTTTACCAAATAGCTAATGATGCGAGTGAATCTATTATATCAAGAAATGTAAATGCTTTAGTTCAGGCACAAGGAGGTAAAAGTGGTTTTGAATATTTATGGTATAACTTCTGTCAACGTAACTTTTCTGCAACCAATCCAGAGATTCTATGGGAAGTAGCACAGTACGGACAGAATACCAACACTAAGTTTGGTGTATATGCACATCCTGGATCCAGAGGTGGTACTTTTGGTTCTCGTAAAGCAATGCAGTTTATGTTACCAACCTATTATTTGTCTTTTAACGAAAATGATACCCGTCGCGATGTGTCGTGTACAGACTATAGTATTTATTTCTTAGATAATGGTTCTGGATCGACTGATACTTGGGTAGATGTAGGTACTACATATTCATGTATAATGCCTGGTAAATTTCGTATTTCATGGTGTGTAGAGCCAGAATCTGCAAGTGCACGTAATCTTAATGTACCACTTATTCGTTATTCAGATGTGTTGTTAACCTATGCTGAAACACAAAATTATTTAAATGCAGGCCCAACACAAGCAGCTAAAGATGCTTTGAAAGAAGTGAGAGAGCGTGCTGGTATTGGCACCATGGCCATACCGTCAAGCCAACAAGAATTTGATGATGCTATTGTACAAGAGCGTAAGTGGGAGTTTGCGGGCGAATTTAATCTTCGAACAGACTTGATTCGTATGAATCGTTTGTCAAGTGAATTGGCAGCTACAAAACAAGCTATGAAAGATCTCTCTGATCGTAAAAATGATTATGCCAATGTACCTGTTTATCGTTTATATAAATATAAAGAGGATGCTCAAATGTATGGAGATGATTTTCTTACGGTTGATTATATTGACTTAACCGATGCAGGAGAAATAGCTATGATCCAAAATGTACCAACAAATACTTCAGATTATGCTGCTTTTCAAACAACATTATCAAACATTGTTACAGCACATGGTAAACCGGTAGCAAGTGGTGATAAATGGTATCCAGTTAATATGTTTGAAGCCTACACAAGTACCTATAATGGTAATTCACGTAAAGCTGTTGGTTTTAAAAGAGGATTTAATACACTGCAAATAGGAGCTATTATATATACAAAACCAACAGGATCTGCTGAGAATGGTGGAACATATCCTAATTGGATTGAAGCCACAGATGGAAGTGATGGATTGTATTATGGATTTGAAGAAAATAAAACAGAGCTACTTCCTTTTGCAGCAAAATCAGCTGGACATCCAATGATTGATAACCCAAATCTTACACAGCACCCAGGTTATCAGTAA
- a CDS encoding RNA polymerase sigma-70 factor: MNYENQNDLIQGIRRGDESAFVYALDKYNKPLFAYAISLTHDAAMAQDILQNVFLKTWEKRTKLKISVSFQNYLYRSVHNEFINQYKQNKSIVLLEQKYSEALENVIASNDETFFENSLKHIAFEIENLPPKCKKVFILSRKEGLTNIEIANYLDISIKAVEAHINKAFTTLKKKCRKKI, encoded by the coding sequence ATGAATTACGAAAACCAAAACGATTTAATTCAAGGAATAAGACGTGGTGATGAAAGCGCTTTTGTATATGCCTTAGATAAGTATAACAAGCCGCTATTTGCGTATGCCATTTCCCTTACACATGATGCAGCAATGGCTCAAGACATTTTGCAAAATGTATTTTTAAAAACATGGGAAAAACGAACTAAACTTAAAATATCTGTTTCTTTTCAAAATTATCTGTACCGATCTGTTCATAATGAATTTATAAACCAATACAAACAAAATAAATCCATCGTGCTTTTAGAACAAAAGTACAGTGAAGCCTTAGAAAACGTTATTGCAAGTAACGATGAAACCTTTTTTGAAAATAGCCTAAAACATATCGCTTTTGAAATTGAAAATCTACCACCAAAATGTAAAAAAGTATTTATTTTAAGTAGAAAAGAAGGTTTAACAAACATAGAAATAGCAAATTATTTAGATATATCAATTAAAGCTGTTGAAGCTCATATAAATAAAGCATTTACCACTTTAAAAAAAAAATGCAGAAAAAAAATATAA
- a CDS encoding TonB-dependent receptor, with translation MKIKLKQTLFSIKGRLLIIVMRTLIFLCISTVFGLSTENVLSQNVKIKIEEDKTLSINEVFELIKRQTDYKFIYQDDIFNGFPKLKVKKGIISANTLLNESLKKGGFIMTLGADSTIVVEKVLNQRPVFQSYNIKGFINDTSGMPLPGANVIEKGTDNGAQTDFNGEFSLAVKSKNAVLTISYMGYKTLEVPVDEQTSLTIVLEEDTSRLEEVVVIGYGAITRSDLTGAVSSVSAEELATVPAMNAAQALQGRAAGLNIVTTSGAPGAGINITVRGGTSITQSTKPLFIVDGFQMDDALNIINPNDIKSIEVLKDASSTAIYGARGSNGIILITTKSGKNGKTSVSYNTFVSFDQLSKKLNMVSNAESFVKYQYEMAELQGKTTQWSNVFDNSLGVDSPNFHANAFDRIGNRYGSGYGIDWQDEVFGGSGWTKNHNVTVSTGNENTQAFLSYNFNGQDGILENHSEERNAFRAKINSELFKGIRLDLNTMFSNTSRDGGGSYSSMKDVLLQPINGGTIFTQDETLNTQTYPDYSGLDSSYDTENPLVENLASTSNKRSRIFVVNAGVEFDFLKDFTWRTSGQYSWSNNKSVAFSDENSRAFLTDPVNTGINGKIDNAESFRYQVTNTLNYNKTFADVHKVNVLLGQEINYNESEENQMALRQFPYPNFGLDDISNATVSDKSTGHSRNGLASVFARLNYGFDNRYLLTATIRRDGSSKFAKGNKWGTFPSVSGAWRVSEENFWKDSNLINTVNHLKLRVGYGITGNNGIGNNLYLTTLSQTDYPINNTPGNPAFVTSNSLGNKNLKWETLHATNVGLDVSLFNGRFDITTEWYNNEISDMLMKSIIPVSTGYSNQYQNVGTMRNRGWEFTVSSVNIKSKDFRWTTDLNLAFNKSKVITLEKDQEQKTFNVGGNRSGSVAYYAVVGESLGDMYGYVYDGVYTTDDFTQNIDGTFTLNEGVVKPFSGNASPGDMKFAADNEEGDQFTRQLVKIGNGTPDCIGGISNTFSYKGFDLNTFMKFSIGNDIYNATNHSMSPYALYQNVPVEFGENYYRLIDPSTGKITASLSRLKELNPDEASRTWSLNNTNSSYITYPSSYFVEDGSYLRIAQVTLGYTLPKAFLNKMMISNARFYFTANNLATITGYSGSDPEVSAGDNDYVSVTPGYDSSTYPRSRSYVVGLNLTF, from the coding sequence ATGAAAATTAAACTAAAGCAAACCCTTTTTTCTATAAAAGGGAGATTACTAATTATTGTGATGAGAACTCTTATTTTTTTATGCATTTCAACAGTTTTTGGTTTATCTACTGAAAATGTTTTATCACAAAACGTTAAAATTAAGATAGAGGAAGATAAAACTCTGTCAATCAATGAAGTCTTTGAACTTATAAAACGGCAAACAGACTATAAATTTATTTATCAAGACGATATTTTTAATGGCTTTCCTAAGTTAAAAGTTAAAAAAGGAATTATAAGTGCCAATACCCTTTTAAATGAAAGTTTAAAAAAGGGAGGTTTTATTATGACTCTTGGAGCGGATAGCACCATAGTAGTGGAAAAGGTCTTAAATCAACGGCCTGTTTTTCAGTCATATAATATTAAAGGTTTCATTAATGATACTTCTGGTATGCCTTTACCTGGTGCCAATGTTATTGAGAAAGGAACAGATAATGGAGCACAAACAGATTTTAATGGTGAGTTTTCTTTAGCCGTAAAATCAAAAAATGCTGTTTTAACCATATCTTATATGGGCTATAAAACATTAGAGGTTCCTGTTGATGAACAAACCTCGTTAACTATTGTTTTAGAAGAAGATACATCTAGATTAGAAGAAGTAGTGGTAATTGGTTACGGCGCAATAACAAGGTCTGATTTAACTGGAGCAGTATCCTCTGTATCCGCCGAAGAATTAGCAACTGTACCAGCTATGAATGCTGCACAAGCACTCCAAGGAAGAGCAGCTGGTTTAAACATTGTAACTACCAGTGGCGCACCAGGAGCAGGAATTAATATTACAGTACGGGGAGGTACTTCTATTACCCAAAGTACCAAACCACTTTTTATTGTAGATGGATTTCAAATGGATGATGCACTTAACATTATCAATCCAAATGATATTAAAAGTATTGAAGTTTTAAAGGATGCCTCGTCTACAGCTATTTATGGAGCGCGTGGTTCGAATGGTATTATTTTAATAACTACCAAATCTGGTAAAAATGGAAAAACATCGGTTTCATATAACACATTCGTTTCGTTCGATCAGCTTTCTAAAAAGCTTAATATGGTATCTAATGCAGAAAGCTTTGTAAAGTATCAATATGAAATGGCTGAATTACAAGGTAAAACAACACAATGGAGTAATGTTTTCGATAATAGTTTAGGTGTTGATTCACCTAATTTTCATGCCAATGCCTTTGATCGAATAGGCAATCGTTATGGATCAGGTTATGGCATCGATTGGCAAGATGAGGTATTTGGAGGTTCTGGATGGACCAAAAATCATAATGTAACAGTTTCAACTGGAAATGAAAATACTCAGGCGTTTTTGAGTTATAATTTTAATGGACAGGATGGTATACTAGAAAATCATAGTGAAGAACGAAATGCATTTCGTGCTAAGATTAATTCAGAACTTTTCAAAGGGATACGATTGGACCTTAACACCATGTTTTCAAATACATCAAGAGATGGAGGTGGTTCTTATTCATCAATGAAGGATGTACTTTTACAACCAATTAATGGAGGTACTATTTTCACTCAAGATGAAACACTTAACACTCAAACATATCCAGATTATTCAGGTTTAGATTCTAGTTATGATACTGAAAATCCGCTTGTAGAAAATCTAGCTTCTACATCTAATAAACGCTCTCGTATTTTTGTGGTTAATGCTGGTGTAGAATTTGATTTTTTAAAGGATTTTACATGGCGTACATCTGGACAATACTCTTGGTCTAACAATAAATCGGTTGCTTTTTCAGATGAAAATTCTCGAGCTTTTTTAACAGATCCTGTTAATACAGGAATTAATGGAAAAATAGACAATGCAGAATCGTTTAGATATCAGGTTACAAACACGTTAAACTACAATAAAACCTTTGCAGATGTGCATAAAGTAAATGTTTTATTAGGTCAAGAGATAAATTATAATGAGTCGGAAGAAAACCAAATGGCACTTAGACAATTTCCGTACCCAAATTTTGGGTTAGATGACATATCTAATGCCACGGTTTCAGATAAATCAACAGGGCATTCACGTAATGGTTTGGCCTCCGTTTTTGCTCGTTTAAATTATGGGTTTGATAACCGTTATCTTTTAACAGCCACCATACGTAGAGACGGATCGTCTAAGTTTGCTAAGGGTAATAAATGGGGAACGTTTCCTTCTGTGTCTGGAGCTTGGCGTGTTTCCGAAGAAAATTTTTGGAAGGATAGTAACTTAATAAACACGGTTAACCATTTGAAGTTACGTGTTGGTTATGGTATCACAGGTAATAATGGTATCGGTAATAACTTATATCTTACTACTTTAAGTCAAACAGATTATCCAATAAATAATACTCCAGGTAATCCAGCTTTTGTTACGAGTAACTCGTTGGGTAATAAAAACTTAAAGTGGGAAACCTTGCATGCTACCAATGTTGGTTTAGATGTTTCTTTGTTTAACGGCCGTTTTGATATTACCACCGAGTGGTATAATAATGAAATAAGCGATATGTTGATGAAAAGTATTATTCCCGTTTCAACAGGATACAGCAACCAGTACCAAAATGTTGGAACCATGCGTAATCGTGGTTGGGAGTTTACTGTTAGTTCTGTAAATATAAAAAGTAAGGATTTTCGTTGGACAACAGATTTGAATTTAGCTTTCAACAAGTCTAAAGTTATTACTCTAGAAAAAGATCAAGAACAAAAGACTTTTAACGTAGGAGGTAACCGTTCAGGATCGGTAGCATATTATGCCGTCGTCGGGGAATCGTTGGGAGACATGTATGGTTATGTATATGACGGCGTTTATACAACCGATGATTTTACACAAAACATAGATGGAACATTCACTTTAAATGAAGGCGTTGTTAAACCTTTCAGTGGTAATGCAAGTCCTGGTGATATGAAATTTGCTGCCGATAATGAGGAAGGCGACCAATTTACTCGTCAATTGGTTAAGATTGGTAATGGAACACCAGATTGTATTGGAGGTATAAGCAATACTTTTAGTTATAAAGGGTTCGATTTAAATACGTTTATGAAGTTTAGTATAGGTAACGATATTTATAATGCGACTAATCACAGTATGAGTCCTTATGCCCTCTATCAAAATGTTCCAGTTGAATTTGGAGAAAATTATTATCGTTTAATAGATCCTTCTACAGGGAAGATAACAGCTTCTTTATCTCGATTAAAAGAGTTAAACCCAGATGAGGCATCACGTACATGGAGTTTAAATAATACAAACTCAAGTTACATTACGTATCCTTCTTCTTATTTTGTAGAAGATGGATCATATTTACGTATAGCGCAAGTTACGCTGGGTTATACATTACCTAAAGCGTTTTTAAATAAAATGATGATTTCTAATGCCCGTTTTTACTTTACGGCTAATAACTTGGCAACAATAACAGGGTATTCAGGTTCTGATCCAGAAGTTTCAGCAGGAGATAATGACTATGTTTCCGTAACTCCTGGGTATGACAGTTCTACTTACCCGCGTTCAAGAAGCTATGTTGTTGGACTTAACTTAACATTTTAA
- a CDS encoding sigma-70 family RNA polymerase sigma factor — translation MALKFPHYQSSFIKDVQTISRNDSSIDGKEKHSQLWHDFQSGSESAYASIYKNNVALLYNYGLKLVNDKNLIKDCIQDLFVEIWNTKHKLGDVKSIKSYLYKSLRRKLISESIKNRKTTDISLLSDSDAEENPSFEHSLIEKQQFNQQRKKLRESIKKLTDRQKEIIHLKYYAHLSYEEISEVMSLSKKSTYKLMGRTIQFLRKNLNN, via the coding sequence TTGGCATTAAAATTCCCTCATTACCAAAGTAGTTTTATTAAAGATGTGCAAACCATATCTAGAAATGATTCTAGCATCGATGGTAAAGAAAAGCATTCTCAACTGTGGCATGATTTTCAATCTGGAAGTGAATCTGCGTATGCCAGCATCTATAAAAATAATGTAGCTCTCTTGTACAATTATGGTTTAAAATTGGTTAATGACAAAAATTTAATTAAAGATTGTATTCAAGATCTTTTTGTTGAAATATGGAATACCAAGCATAAATTAGGCGATGTAAAATCTATAAAGTCATATTTATATAAATCACTTAGACGAAAATTAATTTCAGAATCTATAAAAAATAGAAAAACTACAGATATCTCTTTACTTTCCGATTCTGATGCTGAAGAAAACCCCTCCTTTGAGCATAGCTTAATTGAAAAGCAGCAATTTAATCAACAACGCAAAAAATTACGAGAGTCTATAAAAAAACTTACCGATAGACAAAAAGAGATTATTCATCTAAAATATTATGCCCATTTAAGTTATGAAGAAATAAGCGAGGTTATGTCCTTAAGCAAAAAAAGTACTTATAAGTTAATGGGGCGTACTATTCAATTTCTAAGAAAGAACTTAAATAATTAA
- a CDS encoding glycoside hydrolase family 88 protein, translating into MKHIILSVLLSISCLQLVKAQDTGILFANSEIQRFPEAWQLDHGKRLYFGYSQGLGSLAMLKVWKHTKNKSYLDYVIKWADTIINDEGEIHKYKVETYNIDYINPGKVLFDVYNETGNEKYKLAIDRLIDQLKHHPRTLEGAFWHKLRYQHQVWLDGLYMGAPFIAQYAATFNKPELMDDAVNQFIICAKHTYDAKTGLYYHAWDESKTQQWANKKTGQSPNFWGRSMGWWFMALVDVLDFVPQEHPQRAELLKMIQGLVEVLPKYQDKNGLWYQVLDKGNQEGNYHEASVSSMFMYAIAKAVNKGYVDTKYKQYAEKAYKGLMKDLIVKHPDGMLTLTKCCAVAGLGGHPYRDGSYDYYINERIRENDAKATGPFIMGCLELNK; encoded by the coding sequence ATGAAACATATAATTTTATCAGTTTTATTATCAATTAGTTGTTTGCAATTGGTGAAAGCGCAAGATACAGGGATTCTTTTTGCAAATTCTGAAATACAACGTTTTCCAGAAGCATGGCAATTAGATCATGGAAAGCGACTCTATTTTGGATATTCCCAAGGTTTGGGATCTCTTGCCATGTTAAAAGTATGGAAACATACAAAAAACAAAAGCTATTTAGATTATGTTATTAAATGGGCAGATACTATTATAAATGATGAAGGTGAGATACATAAGTATAAAGTAGAAACCTATAATATTGATTATATCAATCCTGGTAAAGTCCTTTTTGATGTTTATAATGAAACAGGTAATGAAAAATACAAGTTGGCTATAGATCGTTTAATCGATCAATTAAAGCATCATCCACGTACTTTAGAAGGCGCTTTTTGGCACAAACTCCGTTACCAACATCAAGTTTGGTTAGATGGCTTGTATATGGGGGCACCATTTATAGCACAATATGCAGCTACATTTAACAAGCCAGAATTGATGGACGATGCTGTAAATCAATTTATTATTTGTGCCAAACATACTTATGATGCCAAGACAGGACTTTATTACCACGCTTGGGACGAAAGTAAAACGCAACAATGGGCTAATAAAAAAACAGGACAGTCTCCAAATTTCTGGGGACGTAGCATGGGTTGGTGGTTTATGGCACTCGTAGATGTTTTGGATTTTGTGCCTCAAGAGCATCCACAACGAGCGGAGTTATTAAAAATGATACAAGGATTAGTAGAAGTTCTACCTAAATATCAAGATAAAAACGGTTTGTGGTATCAAGTACTTGATAAAGGAAATCAAGAAGGAAATTATCATGAAGCCTCTGTGTCTTCTATGTTTATGTATGCTATAGCAAAGGCTGTAAACAAAGGGTATGTAGATACGAAGTATAAACAATATGCAGAAAAAGCATACAAAGGTTTAATGAAAGATTTAATAGTAAAACATCCCGATGGTATGCTTACGCTTACTAAGTGCTGTGCTGTTGCAGGCCTTGGTGGGCATCCTTACAGAGACGGAAGCTATGATTATTATATTAACGAACGTATACGAGAGAATGATGCAAAAGCAACAGGACCTTTTATTATGGGATGTTTAGAATTGAATAAATAA